The genomic segment gttgacaaattttttcacagcttgtgactctgtaattgcattctttcttctgtcagttatcagctgttacttttagcttgctttagaaaaaaagtgtaaaaaagtatatttgattaaagttcattcaaagttttattaaaaatgcatttactttcttttaaaaaatccgcaattactttttgggcaacccaatatatacttggtCACAATAAGACACCCAGCATTCGAAATTTCTCATCATAGACAGTCTTGATGCCAACGATGACGAATTAAAAATCAGGCAAAATCGCTAAAACTTTCTATAACGACTTCAGTACGGAGTCAAAGTGCACGGCTGCGGAGTCAAAGTCAAGCAATTTTGCCAGGTGTCGGAGTAGAGAAAATTTACTCGGGAGCGACTCCGGACAAAGTAGTACaaaaggtaaggttaggttgaaaagaggatgtggatattaatcccccCCCATACTAGAAAGTAACCTCGgctccggtagccgagttggtagcgtgcttggattaccagtgcaggtgtCGTGgtttcgattcccgccagaagccttgctCTGTCGCTAccgtggtatcgcaatggacttaaaattgtctaagtgattctgtaaaggactgccactcttacttaacctaaccctaacctcgaaaaagaaaatctaagttaggaattccgtgctacttacaaaaccctGAATAGTTTTCcacaccacgcccctaagttggttcatgtctggtattatgcTCCCGCCTAAGCACCGGTGTCTGTTATcggcgaaagccggacaatgacgtaggaaatgctgggaaacgtctcatcatcttccccacatgtcctgcgcatgctatcatttgctgcacagattttgcataagtgagctcgtagtcctatgtgtcccgttataatatcGAAAtcaatactgacctccttacttcctttcaataatagcttCGTATTCTCACTATcctgatctccccataggattttcggcgtcctatcgaccgtttgaCTGTTCCACAGTTTAACATTCGCGATGGTCGACCACGCCCTGAACTCGCACTGCGTCGACCAAAAAGGCTTTGAGTTAACCTAGTTTATTGATGACATTCCTCTGGCcgtcactgccaaattgtctgttCTTCAAGACTGTTTCTTTCATCTGTTctttcaagactgttcgtgaccagtATAGTTTCCTAAAGATGTTCACGCTAGACGTCCTAGCGTGAACAccagaatagtcttcagtgccctagttggCGTGGGCCGCGTCGCTCCGTCTATGATAagtcaacatgttctctgaacctgttgtatggtccttatgttgcaatttttctccatagcagtccaccaaactactgaggcgtacgtaagtattagtctaatcgcgctcctgtagagccagtggactatcctaggattcaggtcctatttcgagcctacggcctgtctacatagtgcccaacatctgtgagcctttttaagtacgctcctgaatgtgatacttccaattcagtttcctgtgcaagatcatacctaagtatttgatcttgtcagatatcgaaatctttctattggggaaacgtggtgcgtcaaattggcccaccttcgtcctgaacaggcatatttatgtcttctctggtttaacattgagTCACCctttagcccagtcgtatgccatatgcaaaaccttttcggcccatctgcatagctggttcggatccttacaccTCAGAAGTATTATACCATTGTCTGCATAGCagaagggttcaaatccctcctcagtcagcgtcCGTaaaaggttatttatggtgatcacgTGTAGGGCAGtccccaccgaccttcccttgacatgatatgccgtttgtatttgagcagttcgctggatgtctcttttcatggtatccacaatacgttgcatggttttgagtaaaaaggacgAAAGGCTTATACGTCTGTAAGCCTTTGGTgtggcataacttgccttgccgggcttaggtataaataccacccttgccacctgtcaggctttcggagtacatgcaagtcctaggcatgctgtgaaaatagtggccattGGAAAATTGACACATCCAGTAGGACAAAGTGTCGGGATTAGTTAGTGTGTTGCATACATTTCATAGAGGTTCTTTCGCAATGTAACCTTCCCATGAACGACCTTTGAAGCcctcacacctaaatatttctgatgatggataacgaataagaattgctatgatattggagctatatcaggttatagaccggatcgacggacggacagatagatggacatagttaattcgaatcagaaagtaattctgagtcgatcggtatgcttgcTATTAGGTCTATCTCTATTCCTTGTACCACGAttgtggtgtaaggtataaaaatattaaaaacttacACTCATTTTTTGAATAGGCTCAATTTTCGACAGTTTGAAAGTCCATACTTAGTAAAGTAGtacgaaacaatttttatatattttaaaaatttttgtagtattataaacaaaaatcaatCTGGACCTAAAGACCTATTTGCAACAgccaacggcctacatcaatcaatcccatgacagccggttgtacgtaccggattgacccgatggagttatccatcggcaagggctgccgcctcagtgtacaacacactgctacaacaacaacaacctacatcaataagaagtatctatgaaaaatttcatgcggatagCCTCATTCGTTCAAATGCTATCGGGATTTCGGCTACCTGTTGAACGGACGGACTAATATAGGTAGACTAACTTAACCCATTAccgacgaatgggtagaaatagaaaaaattaaaaaaaaaataaattataataataataaaattaaataactcCTTGTTGAAAATGAGTAGATTCGATAGAAATTTACACAATCGTTGTTGAAAATTAGTAtactttttaatatatataatataatttaGCTTAAGTTAccaatttttatatttcatataATTAATTTAAGAAGTTCTATGTTTGAGAGTAGTGCTTATTGTAATTTTATTGAATGGGCTCTTATAGGGCTTTAaaagtacaaaatttaaaaaataaaaataataaaaatatacccaagaatagaactGTCTTAAAAAATTCTAACTCGAGTTAGGATAAAGGTATCCTACTGAAATTTAAtttggcgtaaagtggacaaATGAAACAAgttaatcaaaattttcaagtCATATAAGGTGTTGTCGAAAATCGGCAAGTTTATGTagttcaaaaaatcaaacaaaaaatgttctcaaaattcttagaattgagatttctggaaaccaTTTTGGAGTCTTGTTGCCATTAAATTGAAACTATTAAATTTCTacattcaaaaaaataaattaatggcgATAAGCCTACTACATTTGACAGCAGGAGCGGTTTTATTTCAAAGTAATTAATATCCactgtcataaaatattaagaaaaatatttttttttaataagagcAAAGTGGCTAAGGgtataaaacgattttttttattcttataaatgtgaaaaaaaaatttaaaaaatgtaattGCACGGAGTCGACcctggagtcggagtcgaaCAATTTTCCCTGAGTGGGAGTCGAGTCAAAATTgttcgactccgcagccctgactGCGACAACAAGCAAAGAAAGTACAATAGATCCATTTCCCCTAGCGGTCTTTGCACCAAAATGACCAGAAGAAACTTGCCAAGAACCGCTAACGCCACATGCAAGTTCGTGGCAACAACCGCAGCAACAACAGGAAACAATTGAATACCTTCTCTTTTTGTGTTGAGTTGATATTCTTATAAGATCCCATTAAAAGATATCTCAACTCAACAAGATAGGCATAGAAATGGGTCCTAAAAGCGTTCTTACGGCATGTTTGTGGGAAGTGAAACGATAAATTTTTGCTATCACCCAAGCTTACAGACAAATGATGTTTGCTTGATTGTATCCTCTTTTAATACAAAAGTTCAACAAATTGTATTACATCCTATATTAGCACATGTTTTTCCTCGATCTTCGCCATAAACAAATGCATTTTAGACAGAGAAGCcgagagagagcgagagtggACCCAACTGTTCTATGTTGACCATGATAATCAAAGAAGACACCTTGTGTagttttgttataataaattGGCAGATGTTTAGACATCATTTCAGCTGTAGCTGTAGAGACAAGTAGAAAGTACCAGAAACTATTTTTAGACCATAAACACACATCATCATCATAACAAACCAAaggaaaagaaaacgaaaataacaaaaaaccagAAGAAAATCTAAATAACCACAAACAAATTTGCATCTACATATAATAATTATCAAAGAGAAACAACATAAGAATACAAATTTCCGATTCCCACATCTGTTATGGATCAGTAAAtcaataatgaaattttaagttacaATGTTGTATCGTATCATTtgatttaattcaaatttttaaatattttcagacGCCACATAAGAGCAGAAGACACATTTAGCCATAAAAGATGTTTAGCATGGTTTAGAGAGTACACAAGTCCTGACGAGGACACTTTAGGTATGATTTAATATTCaatacattgtttttttttttgtttataatttgttctaatttttttcttcttaaggTCCCGATGGCATGgagaaattttgtgaagatattGGTGTGGAACCTGAAAATGTTGTCATGTTGGTATTGGCATATAAAATGGGCGCAACACAAATGGGCTTCTTTAGTCAATGTGAGTGGCTAAAGGGTCTAACGGAACTAGAATGTGATTCTGCTGTCAAAATGCAATCAAAAATCGATTACTTAAAGAGTATATTGAATGATCCCAACATTTTCAAGAGTATATATCGTTATTCGTATGATTTTGCCAAGGTAAgcgaaaattagaaatttttaaatcaaaaaatttgaggTATTGAGAATTAAGTCATGATATCtgggtttttttttgagatttacatataaaaatgctTATATGGTTATTAGAGGCATCTCGTTCACAAGTAGGTTAGGCcgaaagaggatgcggatattaatctgccccatgccactatggatatatacctaagccagtaatcggcgttctaaataccaaaaaaagtaacctcgaaaaagaaaatccttaattgtttttcatggcacgaccctaagttggctcatgtctggtattgtgtccccaccttagagccggtatctgttaggaaatgcaaatgctccaacgtcttatcatcttccctgcattgCCCTAAACATGCtttcacttgtcgcaccgattttacataagtgggcttgtgtgtgtcccgttattctacctaaagctatactgacctgcttCTTACTTCCTTCGTGAAACGCCATTCCTtgaaatatagacccatctcgcctgcgcctggcgctagtgacccctacatggagtgcatggcgatagcagtcaggtccggtaccgCCGAGatggagctatacaacgtgtacataccgccgttggtagctgtgtcccatggccaagcttacaaccccgacataagtgggttactatctggccataatcgtcttgttctaggggacttaaatgcgcatcacacttcatggcattctcccctaggtaacgaagGCTCCaagttttgcacggtgaatgaggatgccacctcgccataattctcaccatcgaccaaccacccgacttcataacctctgggcgccggacgtttatcaatcaaaagatggccaattgggctggcttcacTTCAGGCTGccacttcagtgaactgccacccccctcgggTGTGCTAGTTGCTGAgtgccaagtgcggcccaatttctcgacgcaggcagtggtactcgcagacgagcgtgatgggattcgttgtttggaccccactaaccccatgatcagtgagctgaatctgtgtctggaacacttggagcaatgtaacttaggcaccagtttaggcaagctgtggtctactgttaaatcactctcgaaccccggtagacgggatgacaggacttcAGTCACTTTTGGGAAAGTAacagtgactgatccgaagagatgctccaggttgttcaaccgtcaatttattatgcatcccgagagtggcaGGGCAAGGAGAGCTATTCCGTGGTTTCCAAGCCGATGGAGAACcaccacaatttaccgtgggcgaagttacgaatgtcatccgtgacggaatctccacattgattttgaagaatctggatttacctggagttgagtaccttactactgtctcaacctatctttgaacactcttatagatcctgatgtctggaaaatgggcagagtgatcccgctactgaagtctggaaaggacccgagtttgggggagtcgtacggacctctctcaccagtagcaaaaacGCTCGAGGCATTACTTCTCcggagcctcgtaggagaatttccattcgctgaGCACCAACATGAATTTCGAAGATTGCACAGTAtgacaacagctttgcatgccatcaccgcacacatttgccgtggcttcaatcagcccagaccTTGTGAAAAGGACAATCCTCggggcactggacctatcgaaggcattcaacacggtcagccatgccaaattatttgaggacatcgccaacacgtccctccagcaaGGCCTGAAACGaacgcgaattatctgtgtggtcgccagtcatttgtggaatttagggataagaattcgaagcaccgtagagtaaaacagggagttccccaaggtggggtgatatctccggcactgtttaacctctacctatcctccattccacccccttcagacggcatagagatcgtatcatatgcggacgattgtagaCATataacatctgcgataggttgaacgtctaccccaacgagcttgcctcatatttcgctgcaagaaatctgaagatatccgccaccaaatcttcagccacattgttcactacaaatacgcgtgaggtgaatacttagctgactgtgatggtcgatggagaaatgattccgaccatcaagtgtcccaaaaaaaacttagcatcacatttgacagctattAAACATTCTCCCCGCAAGCCAcggcaatttgcgataaagtcaaaagttgtaacgaggtcctcaagtcacttggcaGCATTGGGGTGCacacaaagaaaccttgttgaccacgtacaaagcaattggccggtctgtggtgagttatgcagcgccagtgtggtctcgtcatctttatgacacgcagtggaataatattcagatctgtcagaatgccgaccTCTGAACTGCGACgcgctgtctcctcagttctcatgtggaccacgtgcatcaggagacaaagatcctaccagtgcgaagacataactacatgctgtcttagcaataccttttgggctgttctTGCagatcatcatcttgtggatagatatccaccgcccagaagtagatctacatgatttagagcggttcagcgctacaagagagaacctctagatcaaccGGCATATCAAgtaggtctagacaacattcatgcagacccGGTAGCAGATGCATTCGCGgccaatcagcgatatcgaatgGACCGAATGCCTACTCGGTATGTATCAtatccgcaaccagtggacacgtccggtagctcgcagctaggCTCATCGTGGCTGCGACGAACACCACACACCGCTGGGGGAACGAAtgccggttggtagttgtggcCCATGTTATAAGCCTGATGTTAAGATTTTATTGTTGAATAAAAGAATCTTTAGTTCACAAGACAATAGAAAAACTTCAACGTTGTGGAAAAGTAGCGTAGAGTGAGAAGGTAGTAGTAGAAAACGTAAACGTTGATACCAGATTAGATTAAAACGTTGATGCCAGATTAGAATTTATATAGGGTTGCCCCTAACTTCTCCCTGTTTAAGTCATCTGTGATGATCTGAAAATCGGTTTTACAAGTTGTCTCCTGAATGTGATCCCCTGGGGAGTAGACTGTGGTGAAgatggaattttttaaaatcttcATTGGAAAAGTTGACATATGGAACTCTTTAAGTAGTATATCCAAAGGGAGTCTGCCGTCGTATATTGTGTCGTCTTCCTGATCGGTAGCTCTAGCTCGACGTTGGTCCGTGTGAGCCCTCACAAGGATATGTAgtaacatttttcaattttttcgaaGATTTCTCCTGGTActcaataaactttttttttagtttttagcgTAGACATGGTCTCCATGTTGAAAACTTTTATTACGAGTGGAATGTTTACGATTGTATTGGGCTTCCATTCTTCCATTTGTTTCGTGGCAGGTGATTTGAGGTTTCAAAATGTGTTCAAACACTGTTCTCATTTTTCTTCCTAAGAATGTCTCAGATGGTGGTTGTCCGTTTGGTACATTTGGATTGGGCATAGAACGATAAACACCCAGAAAAGTTTGTAGTGCTTCGGACTCCTTCTCTTCCCACCCAGCTTTCTTAAAAGCACCTTTCATTGTAACTATGAACCTCTCCGATTGACCATTGCAACTTGAGTGGTATCGTACCGTTCAGGTGTACACACTAACTCTCTGAgaatctcatggcagccggttgtacgtaccggattgacccgatggaatccttcatcgtcaagggctgccgcctctgtgtacaacacactgctacaacaacaacgaacaaATTTTCAAACTGCGTTGAACAAAATTAAGTTCCGTTCCTAGAAACTATCTGCAAAGGATAACCCAAAAGTGCACAGAAATTCGTGGGCAATTTTAATGTTACAGCTGTTGTTATTGCAGAAGTTTCCAGGATATTTTGAGTATGCGTATACTATGATGAGGTAGTAGATTCCGTTTCGATGTGGATGCGCTCAAGCACTCGAGCTGTCTTTTGCTCTGCTCCACGATGTCATTATCAATGCTGGgccaataaaaaaagtaaaaattggtttcaatcatgatattaattgatccaattaattttttaattgaaactgcttcaatcccgaaaatgataatatcaatcacagtttttgaaaaaggtgattgaaaattttttcaattaaaaaaattgcatattgcaTAATTAAAAtagtgattgaaaatttttgaaatttcgaatttttgaaatattcaattaattttttaaatggatCAATTAAAAGTTTAATTGAAAAACCAAATACCAAAATCAAATGGCAaatatcaaattaaaatttttgcgaaagCGCGCTGTATAGGGCGTAACCTCGATTTCTATGCAacatggttcacatatgtaaaacttatggaacacgaatttgaaaTTTATGAATGGGTGCATGATCActccttaaaaacaaaacacttccaggggttttgccaaaaattaatcggaaaatattgtttctcgaattataaaagaaagagtAGCGGGGACGGTAACTTGTTCAATGTAAACGGAcggtaaaaatgttcaattaaaaatttaattgaaaataaaattgttttcaaaattgattcaatcattttttaatggaatatgatttttttccatttacagtcgtttaaaaaattaaaagattaaattttttaattgaatctcgaaagttttgcaataaaaaatgtgatggtaattgaaaaaaaaaatccggattcaattaaaaaatgattgattcaactatttttttaattgaaaacatttttgttttcaattaaaaaaatttttttttgatatttttttctgtgtacgagCAATAGCTTTGCTCCGTTCTGCTGCGATATGACCTCGATTAAGTTGCTTTAGCACTCGTCTGCGTATTCATCTGGTATGATAACACGTGAGTTAAGCATGAGGCAGACATCGATTTCAAAAATTGATTCCCTACGATTGAAGTACGGGTGTATTGAAGGATCAGCATACTTCAAAGAATAAACCGGAGTAATGATGCCAGCTTTCTCGAGCATGTCCACTCGGTTTCAATTTCCGTCCTCACGGCGTAAGGGACTGGACGTTTagccaaaaatatttctttaaaggcTGGAAGTAGTTGTATGTGAACTTTTGGCCTTGGTACAAGAACCAAGTGTGGTGT from the Stomoxys calcitrans chromosome 1, idStoCalc2.1, whole genome shotgun sequence genome contains:
- the LOC106092886 gene encoding DCN1-like protein 4 isoform X2, encoding MDQRHIRAEDTFSHKRCLAWFREYTSPDEDTLGPDGMEKFCEDIGVEPENVVMLVLAYKMGATQMGFFSQCEWLKGLTELECDSAVKMQSKIDYLKSILNDPNIFKSIYRYSYDFAKDSDQRSMDINTAKAMLQLLLGKHWPLYPQFAQFLDQSKYKVINKDQWCNILEFSRTINNDLTNYDIDGAWPVMLDEFVEWLRTLRTCTSTTSS